CTTTTTTGTGGGTACTTTTAATTTTTTTTTGCGTGTAGTAAAATAATAAATAAACGATAAGGAGAATATTCATGAAATTAAGAAAAGAATACACATGCCCTTTAGAATTTATTCATGATATTCTAAGAGGCAAATGGAAAACCGTTATTATGTGGCAGATTTATTATCGAAAAAATCCTTCACTTTCACAATTACAAAAAGACATTAAAGGAATTAGCCAAAAAATACTTTTAGAACAATTGAATGAATTATTGGAATATAAACTTGTATCTAAAGAAAAATCCCTAGGTTATCCACTAAACGTTCAATACTATATAACTAACGATAAAGGAATGAAAGTTATTGAAGCTCTAAAAATATACCAAAAATTAGGTGAAATATATTTAGATGAATTAAAGAGTATTTCTAAATAAGCCTAATACTTATTATATATTTCTTTATCTCTTAAATTTGTTGATTTAGCTGATATATAAGTCCCTTCTACAACATTTTTAAAACCGATATCTTTAATATATTCAATGTGAGGACATCTATCATAATGATAAATTCAATATTATTAAAATCAATATTTTCCATAAAAACCTCCTAAACTTTTATATATAAAAGTTACGATAAATAATAATTTCTTCTTTTGTTTATATATTTTTAACCACTCATAAAAAGGAATTTTATAAAAAAATATAATAAATATCTAAAAGTTTAATACTAAAAATTATTGTAATAAACTTATTCATAAATAGATAAAAGGAGACCAACTATGAAAACTTTAGTAATATTAAGCCATTTAAATTATTCTAACTCTCGAGTAAATAAAAGTTTAGCAGAGGAATTAAAAAAATATAATGAAATAACACTACACAACTTAAATGAAATTTATCCTGATGAAAATATAGATAAACACAAGGAACAAGATCTTTTATTAAAATATGATCGAATTGTATTTCAATTTCCATTCTATTGGTATAGCACACCCCATATTTTAAAAAAATGGCAAGATATTGTTTTAGAATATGGTTGGGCATTTGGACCAAATGGAACGGCATTAAATGGAAAAGAATTTTTATGTGCAATTACAATAGGAGGACCTGAAGAATCTTATCAAAGTGGAGGATATAATAATTATTCAATAAGTGAACTTTTAAAACCAATACAACAAATGTCTAATTTAACTGGTATGAAATTTTTAACACCTTTTAAAGTACACTCAGCTGTAGTTTTAACAGATGAGGAACTAAGATCTAAGACAAAGGAATATCCAAAATATATTTTAAATCCAGAACTAAATCCTGAAGTAGCTTTAGAAAGAATAAAAAAAGAGCTTGAAGAGAAAGGTGGATTATAAATTTTAAGTTAACAGAAACAAAATATTTTTTAGGAGGAAAATATGAACGAAACGTTAAACACTATTTTAAAGAGAAGAAGTACAAGACAATATACCACTGAAGAAGTAAAACAAGAGGATTTAGATCTTATACTTGAAGCTGCTGTAAACTCACCAAGTGCTATGAATTCTCAACCTTGGCATTTTACAGTAGTTAATGACCAAGCCATTCTTCAAGAGATAAGTGATGCTGCAAAAGAAGTTGGAAAAAATCATCCTGACAAACAAATGCAAGCAATGGCAAATAATCCACATTTACATCTTTTTTATAAAGCTCCAGTTGCCATTTTAATATCTTGTAAAGATGATGCTCCAGAAGGTTTATTAAGTTGTGCTGCAGCAACTGAAAATATTTTATTAGCTGCTGAATCTTTAGGATTAGGAAGTTGTTGGGTTCAATTTGTTGAACTTTTATTTGCAACAAAAAATCCTATAGCAGATTCTATCTTAAAAAAACTTGCAATTCCTGAGGGATATAGTTTCAATCATGCAGTTGTCCTTGGTCACAAACTTTCTGACACTACACCACCTAAAAAATTGAAAAGTGAAACAATAACTTATGTAAAATAAAAAAAGAGTAGCTCAAGGGGTCTTAATTCTGTAGAATATAGAACTAAGACCTTTTAATTTTTTTCTAATTTCCTAAAGGTTTTCTACAAACTCCTATAGTATTTTTATTTTTAT
The Cetobacterium somerae ATCC BAA-474 DNA segment above includes these coding regions:
- a CDS encoding winged helix-turn-helix transcriptional regulator, encoding MKLRKEYTCPLEFIHDILRGKWKTVIMWQIYYRKNPSLSQLQKDIKGISQKILLEQLNELLEYKLVSKEKSLGYPLNVQYYITNDKGMKVIEALKIYQKLGEIYLDELKSISK
- a CDS encoding NAD(P)H-dependent oxidoreductase, which encodes MKTLVILSHLNYSNSRVNKSLAEELKKYNEITLHNLNEIYPDENIDKHKEQDLLLKYDRIVFQFPFYWYSTPHILKKWQDIVLEYGWAFGPNGTALNGKEFLCAITIGGPEESYQSGGYNNYSISELLKPIQQMSNLTGMKFLTPFKVHSAVVLTDEELRSKTKEYPKYILNPELNPEVALERIKKELEEKGGL
- a CDS encoding nitroreductase family protein; protein product: MNETLNTILKRRSTRQYTTEEVKQEDLDLILEAAVNSPSAMNSQPWHFTVVNDQAILQEISDAAKEVGKNHPDKQMQAMANNPHLHLFYKAPVAILISCKDDAPEGLLSCAAATENILLAAESLGLGSCWVQFVELLFATKNPIADSILKKLAIPEGYSFNHAVVLGHKLSDTTPPKKLKSETITYVK